The following proteins are co-located in the Haloprofundus halophilus genome:
- a CDS encoding ABC transporter substrate-binding protein has product MERGSADRSQSTRRAYLKYGGAVVGAGLLAGCASDDGAEGESPETTGSGDGSVGETDTGADSETTDSGGSYSVSMAPVGTVEFDSVPQNVMVYSLLYADMAVAYGRGDAVNSLGFDADAGGRTLDAYYARLDGVSFDRSGLEQLNTGSGSANVDKELVYELNSDLHLVDPSLVLSFDGWEQSDVDEIRTNVAPWFGNAYSRAHSPPPEEYRDDYEYYILWEISGRVSEVFRERQRFEALRSVYDEMLERIRSNLPPADQRPSVGTVILMDETFYPSKLNAPGFAAAHTRPLEANDAFAADDVTYETTYDYETMLEIDPDAILHPFGIASYYDVGQIRRTLEEHPVGGQLTAVQNDRVYPSGNPVQGPLMNLFQLEMTAKQLYPDQFGEWPGYENGDPYPEIPESERLFDRQRVADIVTGRL; this is encoded by the coding sequence ATGGAACGTGGTTCAGCGGACCGGAGCCAGTCGACGCGTCGTGCGTACCTCAAGTACGGAGGCGCAGTCGTCGGTGCCGGACTGCTCGCAGGCTGTGCGAGCGACGACGGAGCCGAGGGGGAATCGCCGGAGACGACGGGGTCCGGAGACGGCAGTGTCGGAGAGACGGATACGGGAGCCGACTCCGAAACGACGGATTCGGGAGGGTCGTACTCGGTGTCGATGGCCCCGGTCGGGACAGTCGAATTCGACAGCGTGCCCCAGAACGTGATGGTGTACAGTCTGCTGTACGCGGACATGGCCGTCGCCTACGGGCGAGGCGACGCGGTGAATTCGCTCGGCTTCGACGCAGACGCCGGCGGCAGGACGTTGGACGCTTACTACGCTCGTCTCGACGGCGTCTCCTTCGACCGTAGCGGGCTCGAACAGCTCAACACCGGCTCCGGGAGCGCGAACGTCGACAAAGAGCTGGTCTACGAGCTGAACTCCGACCTCCACTTGGTCGACCCGTCTCTCGTCCTCTCGTTCGACGGCTGGGAGCAGTCCGACGTCGACGAGATTCGGACGAACGTCGCGCCGTGGTTCGGCAACGCCTATAGTCGGGCGCACAGCCCGCCGCCCGAGGAGTATCGGGACGATTACGAGTACTACATCCTCTGGGAGATTTCGGGGAGGGTGTCCGAAGTCTTCCGAGAGCGGCAGCGGTTCGAGGCGCTCCGGTCGGTCTACGACGAGATGCTCGAACGAATCCGGTCGAACCTCCCGCCCGCCGACCAGCGACCCTCGGTCGGTACGGTGATACTCATGGACGAGACGTTCTACCCCTCGAAGCTCAACGCTCCGGGGTTCGCGGCCGCCCACACCCGACCGCTCGAAGCGAATGACGCGTTCGCAGCCGACGACGTGACGTACGAGACCACCTACGACTACGAGACGATGCTCGAAATCGACCCCGACGCGATTCTGCACCCCTTCGGAATCGCCTCCTACTACGACGTCGGACAGATTCGACGGACGCTCGAAGAGCATCCCGTGGGCGGGCAGTTGACGGCCGTCCAGAACGACCGCGTCTACCCCTCGGGCAACCCCGTTCAGGGGCCGCTGATGAACCTCTTCCAGTTGGAGATGACCGCAAAACAGCTGTACCCCGACCAGTTCGGCGAGTGGCCCGGCTACGAGAACGGCGACCCGTACCCGGAGATTCCGGAATCCGAGCGCCTGTTCGACCGCCAGCGCGTCGCCGACATCGTCACCGGGAGGCTCTGA
- a CDS encoding HalOD1 output domain-containing protein: MDGISTPAAGVRQIRGDQNATDAVVLAVAEARNVDPLELEPLYNVIDPDALDAIFSSAGPTHDSVELEFAMAGCQVTVRGTGEIRVALPPTEATAVVDPLEN, translated from the coding sequence ATGGATGGAATCTCGACTCCGGCCGCCGGAGTCCGACAAATTCGCGGGGACCAAAACGCCACCGACGCGGTCGTTCTCGCGGTCGCGGAAGCGCGAAACGTCGACCCCCTGGAACTCGAACCGCTCTACAACGTCATCGACCCCGACGCCCTTGACGCGATCTTCTCCTCGGCCGGTCCGACGCACGACTCGGTAGAACTCGAGTTCGCGATGGCGGGCTGTCAGGTCACCGTTCGCGGGACCGGCGAGATACGCGTCGCGTTGCCACCGACCGAGGCGACCGCCGTCGTCGACCCGCTCGAGAACTGA
- the gfo6 gene encoding D-xylose 1-dehydrogenase Gfo6: MAFTDWFTEYAERDWQQSTEGTVRYALVGLGWWTTDVALPALEAAELCEATVLVSSSAEKAGRLADEHGVDHGITYEEYHDGAAADAYDAVYVATPNAYHLEYAETAAELGKGVLCEKPMEASVERAERIVDACEDAGVPLMVAYRMQTDPAVRQARELVEDGFLGEPVQVYGNNSQPLLEMIPDENQWRLDPDLTGYGTSVMDLGIYSINTTRYLLRRDPVAVEARMSSHHDAFDAVPDERSSFLAVLEGDVQLVSTASQRAHTDTQLKITGTDGQLELRPAFHGECTLYASDGDLTVELSHDSFGAVEETTEEFDYFADRLLSEARIYPDGEHGLTDMRIIEAIHRAADEETAIELD; this comes from the coding sequence ATGGCGTTCACAGACTGGTTCACGGAGTACGCCGAGCGGGACTGGCAGCAGTCGACCGAGGGGACGGTTCGCTACGCGCTCGTCGGACTCGGGTGGTGGACGACGGACGTCGCACTGCCGGCACTCGAAGCGGCGGAACTCTGTGAGGCCACGGTTCTCGTCAGCAGTTCCGCCGAGAAGGCCGGTCGACTCGCCGACGAGCACGGTGTCGACCACGGCATCACCTACGAGGAGTACCACGACGGCGCGGCCGCGGACGCGTACGACGCGGTGTACGTCGCGACGCCGAACGCGTACCACCTCGAGTACGCGGAGACCGCAGCGGAACTCGGCAAGGGCGTCCTCTGCGAGAAACCGATGGAGGCGAGCGTCGAGCGCGCCGAACGGATAGTCGACGCGTGCGAGGACGCGGGCGTCCCGCTGATGGTCGCCTACCGGATGCAGACCGACCCGGCGGTTCGGCAGGCGCGCGAACTCGTCGAGGACGGGTTCCTCGGGGAGCCGGTTCAGGTGTACGGAAACAACTCGCAGCCGCTGTTGGAGATGATTCCCGACGAGAACCAGTGGCGACTCGACCCCGACCTGACCGGCTACGGGACGTCGGTGATGGACCTCGGCATCTACTCGATAAACACCACTCGCTACCTGCTTCGGCGCGACCCCGTGGCGGTCGAAGCCCGGATGTCGTCGCACCACGACGCGTTCGACGCCGTCCCCGACGAGCGGTCGTCGTTTCTCGCCGTCCTCGAAGGCGACGTACAGTTGGTCTCGACCGCGAGTCAGCGAGCGCACACGGATACGCAGTTGAAGATCACCGGCACCGACGGCCAACTCGAACTCCGGCCGGCGTTTCACGGCGAGTGTACGCTGTACGCCTCGGACGGCGACCTGACCGTCGAACTGTCGCACGACTCGTTCGGGGCGGTCGAAGAGACGACCGAGGAGTTCGACTACTTCGCCGACCGACTGCTCTCGGAGGCGAGAATCTACCCGGACGGCGAACACGGCCTGACCGATATGCGAATCATCGAAGCCATCCACCGAGCGGCCGACGAGGAGACGGCGATAGAACTCGATTGA
- a CDS encoding bifunctional 4-hydroxy-2-oxoglutarate aldolase/2-dehydro-3-deoxy-phosphogluconate aldolase translates to MTNSSKQTAHARIVENGVVGIVRGVNPDRTIEVVDALVEGGVDTVEITADTAGVLDTLGAVASTFDRSEALVGAGTVLDSETARAVLLAGASFVVTPSFDPGVVETCNRYGAVVAPGVQTPTEAVRAHEAGADLLKIFPASSLGPDYVRSLGGPLPQLPLVPTGGVSLDNVEAYVEAGAAAVGVGSSLVDSEAIAAGAYDVLTERAERFRAAVDRARTE, encoded by the coding sequence ATGACTAACAGCTCGAAACAGACAGCGCACGCGCGAATCGTAGAGAACGGCGTCGTCGGTATCGTCCGCGGCGTCAACCCCGACCGAACCATCGAAGTCGTCGACGCGCTCGTCGAAGGCGGCGTCGACACCGTCGAGATAACCGCCGACACGGCGGGCGTGCTCGACACGCTCGGAGCCGTCGCCTCGACGTTCGACCGCTCGGAGGCGCTCGTCGGCGCCGGAACCGTGTTAGACAGCGAGACGGCGCGGGCGGTACTGCTCGCGGGCGCATCGTTCGTCGTCACGCCGAGTTTCGACCCCGGCGTCGTCGAGACGTGCAACCGCTACGGTGCGGTCGTCGCACCGGGGGTACAGACGCCCACCGAAGCCGTCCGCGCGCACGAGGCGGGCGCGGACCTGCTGAAGATCTTCCCGGCGTCGTCGCTCGGCCCCGACTACGTCCGCAGTCTCGGCGGGCCGCTCCCGCAGTTGCCGCTCGTCCCGACCGGCGGCGTCTCGCTCGACAACGTCGAGGCGTACGTCGAGGCCGGAGCCGCGGCCGTCGGCGTCGGCAGCAGCCTCGTCGATTCGGAGGCTATCGCTGCGGGGGCGTACGACGTGCTGACCGAGCGCGCAGAACGGTTCCGCGCAGCCGTCGACCGGGCACGGACGGAGTGA
- a CDS encoding helix-turn-helix domain-containing protein, with the protein MGKLDEVSTDRLRDALSNAADAKEAKRLVVALDYKDGQSVDELSERYGIPRSTLYSWLERFESDPVEAAVVDESRPGRPPKLAAEALAELRADAAASPSKRGYDADEWTTAMFREYIEERYGVTYSEGHVRRLLRRHG; encoded by the coding sequence ATGGGAAAACTCGACGAGGTGTCGACGGACCGTCTCCGAGATGCGCTCTCGAACGCCGCGGACGCGAAGGAGGCGAAACGGCTCGTCGTCGCCCTCGACTACAAAGACGGCCAATCGGTAGACGAGTTGAGCGAGCGGTACGGGATTCCCCGTTCGACGCTGTACTCCTGGTTGGAGCGGTTCGAGAGCGATCCAGTCGAGGCGGCGGTCGTCGACGAGAGTCGACCGGGACGCCCGCCGAAACTCGCGGCGGAGGCGCTCGCCGAACTCCGAGCGGACGCGGCCGCGTCTCCGTCGAAACGGGGGTACGACGCCGACGAGTGGACGACGGCGATGTTTCGAGAGTACATCGAGGAGCGGTACGGTGTCACGTACTCCGAAGGCCACGTCCGGCGGCTACTTCGGCGACACGGGTGA
- a CDS encoding LLM class oxidoreductase, protein MDHRNAGYDRLFGTDTLSFGVSFPLTDSRESSPPVAREMELAAHAERVGFDALWARDVPLYWPRFGDAGQTFETWTWLSHVAAHTSDIALGTASVVLPLRHPLHVAKSAASIDRLSDGRLVLGVATGDRDPEFPAFGVDADERGELFRESVDVLRTVWREEFPELDSAWGTLDGSLDLVPKPTTETLPLLPTGYARQSVEWIGDHGDGWFFYHLPTNTLESYLDEWRTVADGKPYAMAVRTELADDPRAGPEPLHLGYRAGSDWFADYFSTLDEMGVDHVLVSTPGRNPETELTRFAEEVVERVR, encoded by the coding sequence ATGGACCACCGCAACGCGGGCTACGACCGGCTGTTCGGTACCGATACCCTGAGCTTCGGCGTCAGCTTCCCGCTCACCGACTCGCGGGAGTCGAGCCCGCCGGTCGCGCGGGAGATGGAGCTCGCGGCACACGCCGAGCGGGTCGGATTCGACGCGCTGTGGGCGCGCGACGTCCCCCTCTACTGGCCGCGGTTCGGCGACGCGGGCCAGACGTTCGAGACGTGGACGTGGCTGAGCCACGTCGCCGCCCACACCTCGGATATTGCACTCGGCACCGCCAGCGTCGTCCTTCCGCTTCGACATCCCCTGCACGTCGCAAAGAGCGCGGCGTCTATCGACCGCCTCTCCGACGGCCGCCTCGTCCTCGGAGTAGCGACGGGCGACCGCGACCCCGAGTTTCCGGCGTTCGGCGTCGACGCCGACGAGCGCGGCGAACTGTTCCGCGAGAGCGTCGACGTACTCCGGACCGTCTGGCGCGAGGAGTTCCCCGAACTCGACTCGGCGTGGGGGACGCTCGACGGGTCGCTCGACCTCGTACCGAAACCGACGACGGAAACGCTGCCGCTGCTCCCGACCGGTTACGCCCGGCAGTCCGTCGAGTGGATCGGCGACCACGGCGACGGCTGGTTCTTCTATCACCTCCCGACGAACACGCTCGAATCGTACCTCGACGAGTGGCGGACCGTCGCCGACGGGAAACCGTACGCGATGGCGGTCCGAACCGAACTCGCCGACGACCCGCGGGCGGGACCGGAACCGCTCCACCTCGGCTACCGCGCCGGCAGCGACTGGTTCGCCGACTACTTCTCGACGCTCGACGAGATGGGCGTCGACCACGTGCTCGTCTCGACGCCCGGTCGGAACCCGGAGACCGAACTGACGCGATTCGCCGAGGAAGTCGTCGAACGCGTTCGCTGA
- a CDS encoding bacterio-opsin activator domain-containing protein, with protein sequence MSDEDTLEVLLVEDNPGDVRLIEELLDEATRRAATLSDSDSVGTPRLRRTARLADGLQQLEASRVDVLLLDLGLPDSSGIDTLETVRDRTNEVPVVVLTGLHDESVGVQAVQRGAQEYLVKDELTPPLLYRSIRHAIERKKFDRTQAALHDASRDLVQAESKAEVSQFAVDAAADVFEHCCIGIFLFDAETNALEPTAVYTDHFEMDSGDVPTLHPNEATITWQAFVDDETIVCEDLQEIDYFRRLDVPLRSGLWVPLDGHGVLVIVSEEAGGIDQQTQQLADHLAATAEVALDRVEREESLRRQERELATQNRQLEELNRTNDLIREIDQVLVQATTRDAIEQAVCELLTRTERFAFAWIGEVADGEITPRSWAGAGPDYLDIVSLSVSDSASPAATTASTGATTVVSNVASGLRDEPWRKAAIARGLQSAISIPLQYNELPYGVLTVFATEPDAFSDRSRRVFEQLGETIAYAMNSVETRRTLLTDTVVELELEIRETGGQFEQLAREAGCHLRYGGLVPQTDGTTRIFFDATDASSDVVVDAAATIPGIRDIDYIGSGDDAGRLRFEAVISGPTVPSVLVECGGIARSIRVEDAVTHVVVELPDATDVRSFVNRVEEKYPETKLRARRDKERTDRPRQAFGTTLEAELTRRQLEVLQTAYHSGYFEWPRDRTGEEVATALGITQPTFNAHLRTAERKLCAMLFDDGPVSSERVNQHT encoded by the coding sequence ATGTCGGACGAAGATACACTCGAGGTGCTCCTCGTCGAGGACAACCCCGGCGACGTCCGACTCATCGAGGAGTTGCTCGACGAGGCGACCCGGCGGGCGGCGACGCTCTCCGATTCCGACTCCGTCGGCACGCCGCGACTGCGACGAACCGCTCGCTTGGCCGACGGACTGCAGCAGCTCGAAGCGTCGCGGGTCGACGTGTTGCTTCTCGACCTCGGACTCCCCGACAGCTCCGGAATCGACACGCTCGAAACGGTCCGCGACCGAACGAACGAGGTTCCGGTCGTGGTTCTCACCGGGCTTCACGACGAGAGCGTCGGCGTGCAGGCGGTCCAGCGGGGCGCACAGGAGTATCTCGTCAAGGACGAGCTGACGCCCCCGTTGCTGTACCGGTCGATTCGACACGCCATCGAGCGGAAAAAGTTCGACCGAACGCAGGCGGCGCTGCACGACGCGAGCCGAGACTTGGTGCAGGCCGAGTCGAAAGCCGAGGTGAGTCAGTTCGCAGTCGACGCCGCTGCCGACGTGTTCGAGCACTGCTGCATCGGTATCTTCCTCTTCGACGCGGAGACGAACGCGCTCGAACCGACGGCGGTGTACACCGACCACTTCGAGATGGATTCCGGCGACGTCCCGACCCTGCACCCGAACGAGGCGACGATCACGTGGCAGGCGTTCGTCGACGACGAGACCATCGTCTGCGAGGACCTCCAGGAGATCGATTACTTCCGCCGGCTCGACGTCCCGCTGCGGAGCGGACTCTGGGTTCCCCTCGACGGGCACGGCGTGCTCGTCATCGTCTCGGAGGAGGCCGGAGGTATCGACCAGCAGACCCAACAGCTGGCCGACCATCTGGCGGCGACGGCCGAGGTCGCGCTCGACCGCGTCGAACGCGAGGAGTCGCTTCGGAGACAAGAGCGCGAACTGGCGACGCAGAACCGACAGTTGGAGGAACTGAACCGGACGAACGACCTCATCCGCGAAATCGACCAGGTGCTCGTACAGGCCACGACGCGCGACGCGATAGAGCAGGCCGTCTGCGAGCTTCTGACCCGGACCGAGCGGTTCGCGTTCGCCTGGATCGGGGAAGTGGCGGACGGAGAGATCACCCCGCGCAGTTGGGCCGGCGCGGGCCCGGACTACCTCGATATCGTCTCGCTGTCGGTCAGCGACAGCGCCTCGCCGGCGGCGACGACGGCGTCGACGGGGGCCACGACGGTCGTCTCCAACGTCGCCTCGGGGCTTCGCGACGAACCGTGGCGAAAAGCCGCCATCGCGCGAGGGCTCCAGTCGGCTATCAGCATCCCGCTTCAGTACAACGAGCTGCCCTACGGCGTGCTGACGGTGTTCGCCACCGAACCGGACGCCTTCTCCGACCGTTCGAGACGCGTCTTCGAGCAGTTGGGTGAGACTATCGCCTACGCGATGAACTCCGTGGAGACGCGCCGGACGCTGCTGACCGACACGGTCGTCGAACTCGAACTGGAGATTCGCGAGACCGGTGGACAGTTCGAACAGCTCGCGCGCGAGGCGGGTTGTCACCTCCGCTACGGCGGTCTCGTCCCGCAGACGGACGGGACGACGCGAATCTTCTTCGACGCGACCGACGCGTCGTCCGACGTCGTCGTCGACGCCGCGGCCACCATCCCCGGAATCCGCGACATCGACTACATCGGCAGCGGAGACGACGCCGGCAGACTCCGCTTCGAGGCGGTCATCTCCGGGCCGACGGTTCCGTCGGTGCTCGTCGAGTGCGGCGGCATCGCTCGCTCGATTCGGGTCGAGGACGCCGTCACGCACGTCGTCGTCGAACTCCCGGACGCGACGGACGTTCGTTCGTTCGTCAACCGGGTCGAAGAGAAGTACCCCGAGACGAAGCTCCGCGCGCGACGGGACAAAGAGCGGACCGACCGACCTCGGCAGGCGTTCGGCACGACGCTCGAAGCCGAACTCACGCGTCGGCAGTTAGAGGTGCTCCAGACGGCGTATCACAGCGGCTACTTCGAGTGGCCGCGCGACCGAACGGGCGAGGAAGTTGCGACCGCGCTCGGTATCACGCAACCGACGTTCAACGCCCACCTCCGAACCGCGGAGCGAAAGCTCTGTGCGATGCTGTTCGACGACGGCCCCGTCTCCTCGGAGCGGGTGAACCAACACACGTAG
- a CDS encoding MFS transporter — MAAEEDPVDVLDPLRQFLSLERDVLVLSVAMFAFSLGFQMTNRFLPEYMVALGASGFVVGLFGTFGNVISAVYPYPGGAVSDRIGSRYALTLFGLLSTVGFVFWLVAPGIGGLSVGSVTLGPWMWIFVGLLLAQAWKSFGLGATFAVVKQATPPSRLAEGFASTETFRRTAFLVGPVLAAVLIGLHPQFTVSFRYVLAVAVVFGVLGTVVQHFLYDAGSDTIGDSFEGVDRIVRDFREMPEELRPLLVGDTLVRFANGMVYVFFVLVVTRIFGVGLDTTVSLGGLSYAVDLSPQAFFGYLLGVEMVVALLTMIPAAKVAERVGLKPVVALGFAVYAVFPVVLIYAPQTAPALVLVFAFSGLRFAGLPSHKALIVGPAERGAGGRVTGTYYLLRNTIVIPSAALGGYLWDFVSPELAFTVAAAVGLVGTGYFLVFGKEFEAYA, encoded by the coding sequence ATGGCCGCAGAGGAGGACCCCGTCGACGTACTCGACCCGCTCCGCCAGTTTCTCTCGCTCGAACGCGACGTGCTCGTCCTCTCGGTGGCGATGTTCGCGTTCAGTCTCGGCTTCCAGATGACGAACCGCTTTCTCCCGGAGTACATGGTGGCGCTCGGCGCGTCGGGTTTCGTCGTCGGCCTGTTCGGGACGTTCGGCAACGTCATCTCGGCCGTCTATCCGTACCCCGGTGGTGCGGTCTCGGACCGAATCGGCTCGCGGTACGCGCTGACGCTGTTCGGCCTCCTCTCGACCGTCGGCTTCGTGTTCTGGCTCGTCGCACCCGGAATCGGCGGACTCTCCGTGGGTTCCGTCACGCTCGGCCCCTGGATGTGGATCTTCGTCGGGCTGCTCCTCGCACAGGCGTGGAAATCGTTCGGCCTGGGAGCGACGTTCGCGGTCGTCAAGCAAGCGACGCCGCCCTCGCGCCTCGCCGAGGGGTTCGCGAGCACCGAGACGTTCCGCCGGACCGCCTTCCTCGTCGGACCGGTGTTGGCGGCGGTGCTCATCGGTCTCCACCCGCAGTTCACCGTGAGCTTCCGGTACGTCCTCGCCGTCGCCGTCGTCTTCGGCGTCCTCGGCACGGTCGTCCAGCACTTCCTCTACGACGCCGGTTCCGACACCATCGGCGACTCCTTCGAGGGAGTCGACCGCATCGTCCGCGACTTCCGAGAGATGCCCGAGGAACTGCGACCGCTTCTGGTCGGTGACACGCTCGTCCGCTTCGCCAACGGGATGGTCTACGTGTTCTTCGTGCTCGTGGTAACGCGGATATTCGGGGTCGGCCTCGACACGACCGTCTCGCTCGGCGGCCTCTCGTACGCGGTTGACCTGTCGCCGCAGGCCTTCTTCGGCTACCTCTTGGGCGTCGAGATGGTCGTCGCGCTGCTCACGATGATTCCGGCCGCGAAAGTCGCAGAGCGCGTCGGACTCAAGCCCGTCGTCGCCCTCGGCTTCGCCGTCTACGCCGTCTTCCCGGTCGTGCTCATCTACGCGCCGCAGACGGCTCCCGCGCTGGTGCTCGTCTTCGCCTTCTCCGGACTGCGCTTCGCGGGACTCCCCTCGCACAAGGCGCTCATCGTCGGTCCGGCCGAACGGGGCGCGGGTGGTCGCGTCACCGGCACCTACTACCTCCTGCGAAACACCATCGTCATCCCCAGCGCCGCGCTCGGCGGCTATCTCTGGGACTTCGTCAGTCCCGAACTCGCGTTCACCGTCGCCGCCGCGGTCGGTCTCGTCGGAACTGGGTACTTCCTGGTGTTCGGAAAGGAGTTCGAAGCGTACGCCTGA
- a CDS encoding DUF7576 family protein: MQRSESADSTRSDSLVREASDAEVAPDANGGRSDDSLRERGVVSHRRKWCEYCGAAIDTSEWYPVVTVGDGNSVLRIYPLCGDDCRELWEEAHHGDSSAP, from the coding sequence ATGCAACGGTCCGAATCCGCCGACTCGACCCGTTCCGACAGTTTGGTTCGAGAGGCGTCCGACGCGGAAGTGGCTCCCGACGCAAACGGCGGGCGCAGCGACGACTCCCTTCGTGAGAGGGGCGTCGTCTCGCACAGGAGAAAGTGGTGCGAGTACTGCGGGGCCGCCATCGACACGAGCGAGTGGTACCCCGTCGTGACAGTGGGAGACGGCAACAGCGTGCTCCGAATCTATCCGCTCTGCGGCGACGACTGCCGCGAGCTGTGGGAGGAGGCGCACCACGGGGACTCGTCCGCGCCGTAG
- a CDS encoding AEC family transporter, which translates to MDVVSNLVYLLVLLAVGLGLRRLGLLDDARTDRLTQFAFYVALPALVFTSTASQSLGEVLEPRLVVGFWAVLLSAAAVGWVVHRRESSPAVRSVAVVQSYHCNLGFLGLPIVAATFGDVVTAKASLLLGVGALTQVPLTIAVLVFVNNADADLRSELRNLFANPVLVALSVGLLASASGVSVPSPVWSGLEALAGFALPVALLVVGASLSLDDTAVDFSTVGSVVALKMLVMPAIALATFSLLSADVSTTRAGVLMLAMPTAVSTFIYATELGGDANLASANVFATTVASVGTILAVLQFVG; encoded by the coding sequence ATGGATGTCGTCTCGAATCTGGTGTATCTTCTGGTCCTCCTGGCCGTCGGGCTCGGCCTCCGACGACTCGGCCTCCTCGACGACGCCCGCACGGACCGCCTCACGCAGTTCGCGTTCTACGTCGCGCTTCCCGCACTCGTCTTCACGTCGACGGCCTCGCAATCGCTCGGCGAGGTGCTCGAACCCCGCCTCGTCGTCGGATTCTGGGCCGTCCTCCTCTCGGCGGCGGCGGTCGGGTGGGTCGTCCATCGCCGGGAGTCGTCACCGGCGGTCCGGAGCGTCGCCGTCGTGCAGTCGTATCACTGCAACCTCGGCTTTCTCGGTCTACCGATAGTCGCGGCGACGTTCGGCGACGTCGTCACCGCGAAGGCGAGTCTCCTCCTCGGTGTCGGTGCGCTGACGCAAGTCCCGCTGACTATCGCGGTTCTCGTCTTCGTCAACAACGCCGACGCGGACCTGCGGAGCGAACTCCGGAATCTGTTCGCCAACCCCGTCCTCGTCGCGCTCTCCGTCGGGCTGCTCGCCTCGGCGTCGGGCGTCTCGGTACCGAGCCCCGTCTGGTCCGGTCTGGAGGCGCTCGCCGGATTTGCCCTCCCCGTCGCGCTCCTCGTCGTCGGTGCGTCGCTGTCGCTGGACGACACCGCCGTCGACTTCTCGACGGTGGGGTCGGTCGTCGCGCTCAAGATGCTGGTGATGCCCGCCATCGCGCTCGCGACGTTCTCCTTGCTCTCGGCGGACGTGTCGACCACCCGCGCGGGCGTGTTGATGTTGGCGATGCCGACGGCCGTCTCGACGTTCATCTACGCGACCGAACTCGGCGGCGATGCGAACCTCGCCTCCGCGAACGTGTTCGCGACGACTGTCGCGTCCGTCGGGACGATTCTCGCCGTGCTGCAGTTCGTCGGGTAG